Proteins co-encoded in one Arachis hypogaea cultivar Tifrunner chromosome 13, arahy.Tifrunner.gnm2.J5K5, whole genome shotgun sequence genomic window:
- the LOC112732383 gene encoding DExH-box ATP-dependent RNA helicase DExH10, with translation MEELKESPTLGKRKEPEYDSQSEHTTEIPTQTKTPEPQKPSPKKPRSSARTCVHEVAVPSGYNSTKDESLHGTLSNPVYNGPMAKTYPFTLDPFQSVSVACLERNESVLVSAHTSAGKTAVAEYAIAMSFRDKQRVIYTSPLKALSNQKYRELHHEFKDVGLMTGDVTLSPNATCLVMTTEILRGMLYRGSEVLKEVAWVIFDEIHYMKDRERGVVWEESIIFLPPAIKMVFLSATMSNATEFAEWICNIHKQPCHVVYTDFRPTPLQHYVFPVGGSGLYLVVDENEQFREENFLKLQDTFSKQKVVDRGRGAKSNGKHGKGGSGGSDIYKIVKMIMERKFQPVIIFSFSRRECEQHAMSMSKLDFNTQEEKDTVEDVFRSAVLCLNEDDRSLPAIELMLPLLQRGIAVHHSGLLPVIKELVELLFQEGLVKALFATETFAMGLNMPAKTVVFTAVKKWDGDSHRYIGSGEYIQMSGRAGRRGKDERGICIIMIDEQMEMNNLKEMVLGKPAPLVSTFRLSYYSILNLMSRAEGQFTAEHVIKNSFHQFQYEKALPGIGKRVSKLEEEVALLDASGEAEVSEYHKLKLEIAQLEKKMMAQIIRPEMILYFLVPGRLIRVREGGTDWGWGVVVNVVKKPAGGGYIVDTLLHCSPSSNENSSRPKPCPPRPGEKGEMHVVPVQLPLIAALSKLRVSIPPDLRPLEARQSILLAVQELGNRFPQGLPKLNPVKDMDIRDSVIVELVAQIEELEKKLFSHPMHKHQDVDQIKCFQRKAEVNHEIQQLKTKMRDSQLQKFREELKNRSRVLKKLGHIDADGVVQLKGRAACLIDTGDELLVTELMFNGTFNDLDHHQVAALASCFIPGDKSTEQIQLRTELARPLQQLQDSARRIAEIQHECKLDINVNEYVESTVRPYLMDVIYSWSKGANFADVIQMTDVFEGSIIRSARRLDEFLNQLRAAANAVGEVDLEKKFTAAGESLRRGIMFANSLYL, from the exons atggaggaactaaaggaatctcCAACACTCGGAAAACGGAAGGAACCTGAATACGATTCACAATCAGAACACACCACCGAAATCCCAACCCAAACCAAAACACCAGAACCCCAAAAACCATCTCCGAAGAAGCCTCGAAGCTCAGCACGAACCTGCGTCCACGAAGTCGCTGTTCCCAGCGGTTACAACTCCACCAAGGATGAATCCCTCCATGGCACACTCTCCAACCCTGTCTACAATGGTCCCATGGCCAAAACCTACCCTTTCACCCTCGACCCCTTCCAGAGTGTCTCTGTTGCGTGCCTCGAGCGCAATGAGTCAGTGCTTGTCTCCGCCCACACCTCCGCTGGAAAAACCGCCGTCGCCGAATACGCCATTGCAATGTCGTTCAGGGACAAGCAGAGAGTCATCTACACTTCGCCCCTGAAGGCTCTCAGCAACCAGAAGTATCGGGAGCTCCATCATGAGTTCAAAGATGTTGGGCTTATGACCGGTGATGTTACCCTTTCGCCTAACGCTACTTGCCTTGTTATGACTACTGAGATTCTTAGGGGTATGCTTTACAGGGGCTCTGAGGTTTTGAAGGAAGTTGCTTGGGTTATCTTTGATGAGATTCATTATATGAAGGATCGTGAGAGGGGTGTTGTTTGGGAAGAGAGTATAATCTTTTTGCCGCCCGCTATTAAGATGGTTTTTCTGTCTGCAACTATGTCGAATGCAACCGAGTTTGCAGAGTGGATCTGTAATATTCACAAGCAGCCTTGCCATGTTGTGTACACTGACTTTAGGCCTACTCCTTTGCAGCACTATGTTTTCCCCGTGGGGGGCAGTGGATTGTATTTGGTTGTTGATGAAAATGAGCAGTTCAGGGAGGAGAATTTCTTGAAGCTGCAGGATACTTTTTCAAAGCAGAAAGTGGTCGACAGAGGCAGGGGTGCTAAATCCAATGGCAAACATGGAAAAGGAGGTTCTGGCGGGTCAGACATATACAAGATTGTCAAG atgaTAATGGAACGGAAATTCCAACCTGTTATCATATTTAGCTTCAGCAGAAGAGAGTGTGAACAGCATGCAATGTCGATGTCTAAGCTTGACTTCAATACCCAAGAGGAGAAGGACACAGTGGAAGATGTTTTTCGCAGTGCAGTGCTCTGTTTGAATGAAGATGACAGGAGCTTACCCGCAATTGAGTTGATGTTGCCACTCCTTCAGCGAGGGATTGCTGTCCATCATTCTGGCCTTCTTCCTGTCATCAAAGAATTGGTTGAGCTTCTCTTCCAGGAAGGCCTTGTAAAGGCCCTCTTTGCTACTGAGACA TTTGCAATGGGTTTGAATATGCCAGCAAAAACTGTTGTGTTCACTGCCGTTAAAAAGTGGGATGGTGATAGTCACCGATATATTGGATCCGGTGAATATATACAG ATGAGTGGAAGAGCTGGGCGTCGTGGCAAGGATGAGCGCGGAATTTGTATCATAATGATTGATGAGCAA ATGGAAATGAATAACCTCAAGGAAATGGTTTTGGGTAAACCTGCGCCTTTAGTTAGTACTTTCAGGTTAAGCTACTactcaattttaaatttgatgagCCGTGCTGAAGGCCAGTTCACCGCGGAACACGTGATAAAAAATTCATTTCATCAATTTCAATATGAAAAG GCCTTACCTGGTATAGGGAAAAGGGTGTCAAAGCTAGAGGAAGAAGTAGCTTTGCTTGATGCTTCAGGGGAG GCTGAAGTATCTGAATATCATAAGCTGAAACTGGAAATTGCACAGCTTGAAAAGAAGATGATGGCACAAATAATAAGACCTGAAatgattctttattttcttgtccctGGTCGATTG ATCAGAGTGAGAGAAGGTGGAACTGATTGGGGCTGGGGTGTTGTTGTCAATGTTGTTAAGAAACCTGCTGGTGGTGGTTATATAGTTGATACTTTGCTTCATTGTTCACCTAGTTCAAATGAAAATAGCTCACGGCCAAAGCCATGTCCGCCTCGCCCTGGAGAGAAAGGTGAAATGCACGTG GTCCCTGTTCAattaccattaattgctgctcTTAGTAAATTGAGGGTCTCCATACCTCCTGACCTTCGGCCCTTGGAAGCAAGGCAGAGCATATTGCTTGCTGTACAGGAGCTGGGCAACCGTTTTCCTCAAGGTCTTCCAAAGCTTAACCCTGTGAAG GACATGGACATACGTGATTCTGTGATAGTCGAGCTTGTAGCCCaaattgaggaacttgagaaaaaattattttctcaTCCTATGCATAAG CACCAAGATGTGGATCAAATTAAGTGCTTTCAGAGGAAAGCAGAAGTAAATCATGAAATTCAGCAACTGAAGACGAAAATGCGTGATTCTCAG cTACAAAAATTTCGTGAAGAATTAAAGAATCGCTCACGGGTCTTGAAGAAGCTTGGTCACATTGATGCTGATGGTGTAGTTCAGTTGAAGGGACGGGCAGCCTGCTTGATTGACACAGGCGATGAACTCCTTGTCACTGAATTAATGTTTAATG GTACCTTTAATGATCTTGATCATCACCAAGTTGCTGCCCTAGCAAGTTGTTTTATACCAGGAGATAAATCAACTGAGCAGATACAACTGAGAACTGAGCTTGCTAGACCTCTTCAACAGCTTCAAGATAGTGCAAGAAGGATAGCAGAG ATACAACATGAATGCAAATTGGATATAAATGTGAATGAGTACGTAGAGTCAACAGTGAGGCCATACTTGATGGATGTAATATACTCTTGGTCAAAG GGTGCAAATTTTGCGGATGTTATACAAATGACTGACGTCTTTGAGGGAAGTATCATCAGGAGTGCTAGAAGGCTTGATGAGTTTTTGAATCAG TTGCGTGCTGCTGCTAATGCAGTTGGGGAGGTCGATTTGGAGAAGAAATTTACAGCCGCAGGTGAAAGCCTTCGACGAGGAATTATGTTTGCAAATTCTCTGTACCTATGA